One genomic window of Caenorhabditis elegans chromosome I includes the following:
- the F32H2.8 gene encoding Nucleotide-diphospho-sugar transferase domain-containing protein (Confirmed by transcript evidence) gives MIIKTNKVLKNAVLRKVPYFILFLIVIFSFIATYYPLTMHNEHDEEENLEYFDQFSMKRNVHNEKRDITVLIIVNNLGRAESEYSISLNTVRCYCQKHNYRLEIVEDTEFRNFCQQENSMYRRHCIVGHLLRNNDFIFLLDPGMTILNTEIRLEQFTDEKYALTMFDKFSNWEIETNSYVVKNTYWSRNFLMKLADFESKLPFSSTDNVAIHILIQKDFYPQFTEEAGTCLKILENLEFSTSNSAIMYTFEACIRAVIGENHEFKNLRILKKGTGWARDIWLTESKWSQQRDFMLSGLKYSLKTEISNGILSNIFLGKESWKSPFLKTPFLGECDEKDWIHDQSLITTKTEIERYLVEKFKEVEKMRWRSLAAAGNYLSKQS, from the exons ATGATCATCAAAACTAacaaagttctaaaaaatgcAGTATTACGAAAAGTTccttatttcattttatttttaattgtgatattttcttttattgcTACATATTATCCACTGACAATGCACAATGAGCATGACGAGGAAGag AACTTGGAGTATTTCGATCAATTTTCCATGAAAAGAAACGTTCACAATGAAAAACGCGATATAACAGTATTGATAATTGTGAATAATTTGGGAAGAGCGGAAAGTGAATATAGCATTTCATTGAATACAGTTCGATGCTATTGCCAAAAACACAATTATCGATTGGAAATTGTAGAGGATactgaatttcgaaatttctgtcAACAGGAAAAT agcatGTACCGTCGCCACTGCATAGTTGGTCATTTGCTCCGTAACAatgatttcatatttttgttagATCCTGGAATGACTATTTTGAATActgaaat aagactAGAACAGTTTACCGATGAAAAGTATGCGTTGACTATGttcgataaattttccaactgGGAGATTGAAACTA ATTCATACGTTGTCAAAAACACATATTGGTCCCGCAACTTCTTGATGAAGCTTGCAGACTTTGAATCAAAGCTCCCTTTTTCAAGTACAGATAACGTTGCAATTCAT attctcatTCAGAAAGATTTCTATCCACAGTTCACCGAAGAAGCCGGGACTTgccttaaaattttggaaaatttggaattttccactTCAAATTCAGCTATTATGTACACATTCGAGGCATGTATTCGAGCAGTTATCGGAGAAAATCAcgagttcaaaaatttaaggatacttaaaaaa GGCACAGGCTGGGCGCGAGATATTTGGTTGACTGAATCAAAATGGAGCCAGCAAAGAGATTTTATGCTCAGTGGTTTGAAATATTCACTGaagactgaaatttcaaatgggATACTGTCTAATAT ATTCCTCGGCAAAGAATCCTGGAAATCACCATTCCTAAAAACTCCGTTTTTAGGAGAATGTGATGAAAAGGATTGGATACACGATCAATCTCTCATCACAACAAAAACCGAAATCGAAAGGTATCTAGTGGAGAAATTTAAAGAAGTTGAGAAAATGCGGTGGCGAAGTTTAGCTGCAGCTGGAAATTATTTAAGTAAACAATCATAG
- the tba-6 gene encoding Tubulin alpha chain (Confirmed by transcript evidence) yields the protein MPQYKGSREVISIHVGQAGVQIGNACWELFCLEHGIQPDGYHVEDDTYDEETETINTFFAETAGGKHVPRCLFVDLEPTVVDEVRTGTYRSLFHPEQLLSGKEDAANCYARGRYTIGREMIDVVMDRVKRLAENCNGLQGFVIFHSFGGGTGSGFLSLLMERLSTEYGKKPKLEFAIYPAPQVSTSMVEPYNSILMTHTTLEHSDCTFMVDNEAIYDICRRNLDLARPTYTNLNRLVAQIISSITASLRFEGALNVDLTEFQTNLVPYPRIHFPLVTYAPLVSAERASHEQNTVSDMTHACFEPGYQMVKCDPRRGKYMAVCLLYRGDVVPKDINSAIAAVKTKRTVQFVEWCPTGFKVGINYQPPTVVPGGDLGKQTRSVCMISNTTAIAEAWARLDHKFDLMYAKRAFVHWYVGEGMEEGEFSEAREDMAALEKDYEEIGEDELPDDIDDQSYRGRSSGSRY from the exons ATGCCACAATACAAAGGAAGT CGCGAAGTAATATCAATCCACGTGGGTCAAGCAGGAGTTCAGATTGGAAATGCGTGTTGGGAACTGTTTTGTCTGGAACACGGAATACAGCCCGATGGTTACCATGTTGAAGATGACACTTATGATGAAGAAACTGAGACAATTAACACTTTCTTCGCAGAGACCGCTGGTGGGAAACACGTTCCACGTTGCCTTTTTGTCGATTTGGAACCAACTGTCGTTg ACGAAGTTCGCACTGGAACATACCGAAGTCTTTTCCATCCGGAACAGCTTTTGTCTGGAAAAGAAGATGCAGCTAATTGTTATGCAAGAGGAAGATATACAATTGGAAGAGAAATGATTGAT GTAGTCATGGACCGTGTTAAGCGTCTTGCAGAGAACTGCAATGGACTTCAAGGATTTGTAATATTTCATTCATTTGGAGGAGGAACTGGATCTGGTTTTCTATCACTTTTGATGGAAAGATTATCAACGGAATACGGAAAGAAGCCAAAGCTAGAATTTGCTATATATCCAGCTCCACAAGTATCTACATCAATGGTAGAACCATATAACTCAATTCTAATGACACATACAACACTAGAGCACTCTGATTGTACTTTTATGGTTGATAACGAGGCAATTTACGACATTTGCAGAAGAAATTTGGATCTAGCAAG accaACCTACACAAATTTGAATCGTTTGGTGGCTCAAATCATCAGCTCAATTACAGCTTCTCTTCGTTTCGAAGGTGCTCTCAATGTTGATCTAACTGAGTTCCAAACAAATCtc GTTCCGTATCCACGTATTCATTTCCCATTAGTCACATATGCTCCACTTGTATCTGCTGAACGTGCTTCTCATGAGCAGAATACAGTCTCTGATATGACACATGCATGCTTTGAACCAGGGTATCAAATGGTCAAGTGTGATCCAAGAAGAGGAAAATATATGGCAGTGTGCCTGCTGTATCGTGGTGATGTTGTACCAAAAGATATCAACTCAGCAATTGCAGCTGTAAAGACAAAACGGACAGTTCAATTTGTTGAATG GTGTCCAACCGGTTTCAAAGTTGGCATCAACTATCAACCACCAACAGTTGTTCCGGGTGGAGATTTGGGAAAACAGACAAGAAGTGTTTGTATGATCAG TAATACTACTGCTATCGCCGAAGCATGGGCTCGGCTCGATCATAAATTTGACTTGATGTATGCAAAACGTGCTTTTGTGCACTGGTATGTTGGAGAAG GAATGGAAGAAGGCGAATTCTCAGAAGCCAGGGAGGATATGGCTGCTCTCGAAAAAGATTACGAAGAGATTGGGGAAGACGAGCTTCCAGATGACATTGACGATCAATCGTATCGAGGAAGAAGCTCAGGGTCCCGATATTAA
- the F32H2.7 gene encoding Coiled-coil domain-containing protein (Confirmed by transcript evidence) gives MNPKEQSSYLYEQYDDALGEQLKPITSQYVLQDLNKNSSKQKAQVVQKVDSEYVLRDLRNQADQNQNFSRDAPNRPFLTGTPVNAKEIRSQIESLDNAIVIPQIINGKVFFTTHGDADARTAVEGSVSNPNLNETNVGASKPEGVDLSKMKFTFAQLVALLGPSTCQRLEREFVKKNRLSDAEMSQLRTARESISELNLATGRSTDTLRTAQSVEPNLLSIRTANSLEPNLLSVYSARSPGVFTKKEGMLTAQSPEPNLLSVRTANSLEPNLLSVKPAKELTTISNLKAQSPGLLTAQSAEPNLLSTRTARSSSNTSLIDTESKDVQTCIEIQSPTTGVLTAQSIATPSGSCQSVFTAKEIESIRSSQDVLTAVEILTDMSRSSQDVRTALEISDNSGTQMSI, from the exons ATGAATCCGAAAGAGCAAAGCAGTTATCTGTACGAGCAGTATGATGATGCTCTTGGAG AGCAATTGAAGCCAATCACTTCACAATATGTGCTTCAAGATTTGAACAAGAAttcttcaaaacaaaaagccCAAGTTGTGCAGAAAGTCGATTCGGAATATGTTCTCCGTGATCTTCGCAATCAAGCTGATCAgaatcaaaacttttcaagagACGCTCCGAACCGCCCGTTTCTCACTGGAACTCCGGTCAACGCCAAGGAGATTCG CTCTCAAATCGAATCATTGGACAATGCAATCGTCATTCCACAAATTATCAATGGAAAGGTGTTCTTCACAACTCATGGAGACGCAGATGCTCGTACTGCTGTTGAAGGAAGCGTTTCGAATCCGAATTTGAATGAGACCAATGTG GGAGCTTCAAAGCCAGAGGGAGTTGATCTCAGTAAAATGAAGTTCACTTTTGCCCAGCTGGTTGCTCTTCTTGGACCTTCCACTTGTCAGCGTCTTGAGAGAGAGTTTGTCAAGAAAAACCGCCTTTCTGATGCCGAAATGTCGCAACTTCGTACAGCTCGTGAATCTATTTCCGAGCTCAATCTTGCTACCGGACGCTCCACCGACACTCTCCGTACCGCCCAAAGCGTCGAGCCGAATCTTTTGAGCATTCGCACTGCCAACTCACTTGAGCCAAACCTTTTGAGCGTTTACTCGGCCCGTAGTCCTGGAGTTTTTACTAAGAAGGAAGGAATGCTGACTGCTCAATCTCCTGAGCCAAATCTTCTGAGTGTTCGCACAGCCAACTCGTTGGAGCCGAATCTTTTGAGCGTGAAACCGGCAAAGGAATTGACAACAATCAGTAACTTGAAAGCTCAGTCTCCAG gactGCTGACTGCTCAAAGCGCTGAACCAAACCTTCTGTCAACCCGTACCGCCCGTTCCTCATCTAACACTTCTCTTATTGACACTGAATCGAAGGATGTTCAGACTTGCATTGAGATCCAATCCCCAACAACTGGAGTATTGACGGCTCAAAGTATTGCAACTCCATCCGGAAGTTGTCAATCTGTGTTTACTGCTAAGGAAATTGAATCGATTCGTTCGTCGCAGGATGTTCTCACTGCTGTCGAGATTTTGACGGATATGAG CAGATCGTCTCAGGATGTTCGTACCGCTCTCGAGATTTCcga cAACTCTGGAACTCAAATGTCAATCTAA
- the F32H2.6 gene encoding Beta-ketoacyl synthase-like N-terminal domain-containing protein (Confirmed by transcript evidence) — translation MDPKRWWEKQEDIVISKDQIPRCDNKEVKMFGGMLLACDDVVTEDQLSWAPGFTDLPKKRGKKKDLNKFDAGILPGTSKQNNPMDPQVRLLLEASWEAMVDAGINPRGLRGSQIGDFDECATPGTSGTQKQNPVTEMGCIMSDTVPSMFSNRISYTFDLQGPSHSADKINFSTKKRMTKLRNRNSIV, via the exons ATGGATCCCAAACGTTGGTGGGAGAAGCAGGAAGATATCGTAATATCAAAAGATCAAATTCCAAG ATGCGATAATAAAGAAGTCAAAATGTTCGGTGGCATGCTTCTTGCCTGCGATGACGTGGTGACCGAAGATCAACTCAGTTGGGCTCCAGGATTTACAGATCTACCAAAAAAACggggaaagaaaaaagatttgaacAAATTCGACGCTGGTATCCTTCCCGGtacttcaaaacaaaataatccTATGGATCCACAAGTCCGACTACTTCTCGAAGCTTCTTGGGAGGCAATGGTTGATGCAG GCATAAATCCCAGAGGCCTTCGTGGATCCCAAATAGGAGATTTTGATGAATGTGCAACTCCAGGAACATCTGGAACGCAAAAACAAAATCCCGTGACTGAAATGGGGTGCATAATGTCGGATACTGTGCCTTCTATGTTCTCTAACCGTATTTCATACACATTCGATTTGCAAGGACCATCTCATTCGGCCGACaagatcaatttttcaacaaaaaaaaggatgACAAAGCTTAGAAATCGGAATTCGATCgtctag
- the F36F2.7 gene encoding uncharacterized protein (Confirmed by transcript evidence), producing the protein MAESIIDFVLVAIILAALAVATLILLFMYSTRMRKPFQKCLGRKSGKTEDIETGISPKRSTIRVIKSLPNTSLPPTPTAYTKPPVRRVHTNPVEVESPSRQFMFIYPKKPNYQSEQATFQSGSTRSSYLPERRSSQ; encoded by the exons ATGGCTGAAAgtattattgattttgtgCTCGTTGCTATTATTTTAGCCGCCTTAGCGGTAGCTACacttattttattgtttatg tattcaaCTCGAATGCGTaaaccatttcaaaaatgtttgggtcgaaaatcgggaaaaacgGAGGATATTGAAACTGGAATATCTCCAAAAAGATCAACAATTCGAGTAATCAAATCACTTCCAAATACTTCACTTCCTCCGACACCTACAGCTTACACAAAACCACCAGTTCGAAG agttcacACAAATCCCGTCGAAGTTGAAAGCCCTTCAAGACAATTCATGTTCATTTATCCAAAGAAACCTAACTATCAG TCAGAACAAGCTACTTTCCAAAGTGGTTCCACAAGAAGTTCATACTTACCAGAACGAAGGAGTTCGCAGTGA